GAACGTTGTTCGTGCTGTCCGTGGGCTGGGAGACTTCCCGCACGACCTGACTCACCTTGCCGCTCGTATCCAGGGCCACGTCAGCCTGCGACACCATCCCGCAGCAGCCCCCCTGTTGGTCCACCACGGCGACGCGGCGCACCTGGTTGTCCTCCATGACCTTGCAGCAGTCATCCACGCTGTCTTCCGGGGTGACGGTCACGACGGAGGTGGACATGCAGTCACGCGCGGACATCTGGCTCACATCCTTCCCCTGGGCCACGCCGCGCACGGCAATGTCCCGGTCGGTGATCATCCCGACAGGCTTTTTGCTGGCTTGGTCCTCCACGACGGGAATGCAGCCACAGTCATGCTGTTCCATCATGCGAGCCACTTCCGGCAAGGGTGTGTCGGGCGTGCAGCAGGCAGGGTTGCTGGTCATGACATCTTTCACTTGCATAGGGTCCTCCTGTGTCAGAGACGGGCGAGAGGGCTGAACGTTCAGCGTTGCGGATGAACCCCGGGAACAGGTGACAGAAGAACTGAGGAATACTTCACGAGGTCACTCGGGGATCACGACGTCCCTAGTGGTGGCGTTGAGGCGCAGAACTCCCGCCGCTTTCCCTGCTGGGAGCGCATTAGAAAGGTGTTCTCTGAACGGCTCACTTTGGTGAATCAAGGTCCAAACCAGTTGGACTGTTTCCTA
The Deinococcus humi genome window above contains:
- a CDS encoding CBS domain-containing protein, producing the protein MQVKDVMTSNPACCTPDTPLPEVARMMEQHDCGCIPVVEDQASKKPVGMITDRDIAVRGVAQGKDVSQMSARDCMSTSVVTVTPEDSVDDCCKVMEDNQVRRVAVVDQQGGCCGMVSQADVALDTSGKVSQVVREVSQPTDSTNNVQGQ